From one Flavobacteriales bacterium genomic stretch:
- a CDS encoding protein BatD → MKAMRSIILMLAAGLATLATVAQETSFTAQVDRTQIAAGEHVKLTLTLSNAQERFEAPDLGGLVIVQGPFESSSFNFINGRSSSTVSRSWVLTATRPGNYTIGAAKAKAGGRLLQTEPITITVAKGSAAPQEPAVAQGQHRDPNLFIALSLSKSKSYVGEQVVATYQIYNRYSGLEAPSMDPPKLNGFWSEEIDTQNARWEERVVNGLGYRVITVKQQLLIPQRAGTLRIDPMGITCIVGRSFFHPGRTIEVKSNAVEFTALPLPDGAPADYTGAVGDLELTVNADRNTVSVDDAIEVELRLSGRANLKLIEAPKLLFPSDFEVYEPRVTDRISVGTGGMSGSRGFQYTVIPRHDGTFDLGSVTLSCFDPKTGAYETLRSQPLTITVALGDGLQPGATPNRVQRSEVATLDSDIRYIRAGNMQLRAKDRYLLGSWPWTAGMSAPPLAYALLLLWRRKRTRELADAAGTRRRAADRLARKRLREAEEALRTGNRAAFHSALSKALHGYLSDKLGLGLAEITAARIAERLHPHADAERMGDDAMRLIGTCDRARFSPVEETPQQALYDEANQLIQRIERAMNA, encoded by the coding sequence ATGAAGGCGATGCGATCGATCATCCTCATGCTCGCAGCGGGTTTGGCCACCTTGGCCACCGTAGCGCAGGAAACGAGCTTCACGGCACAAGTGGATCGCACGCAGATCGCGGCAGGCGAGCATGTGAAGCTCACGCTCACCCTGAGCAATGCGCAAGAGCGCTTTGAGGCGCCCGACCTCGGCGGCCTGGTGATCGTGCAGGGGCCCTTCGAGAGCAGCAGCTTCAACTTCATCAACGGTCGCAGCAGCAGCACGGTGAGCCGCAGCTGGGTGCTCACGGCCACGCGCCCCGGCAATTACACCATCGGCGCCGCCAAGGCGAAGGCGGGCGGTCGCCTGCTCCAGACGGAGCCGATCACCATTACGGTGGCCAAAGGCAGCGCCGCGCCGCAGGAGCCTGCCGTGGCGCAGGGGCAGCATCGGGACCCGAACCTCTTCATCGCCTTGAGCCTGAGCAAGAGCAAGTCCTACGTGGGCGAGCAGGTGGTGGCCACCTACCAGATCTACAACCGTTACTCCGGACTCGAGGCACCGAGCATGGACCCGCCGAAGCTGAACGGATTCTGGAGCGAGGAGATCGACACGCAGAACGCGCGCTGGGAGGAGCGTGTGGTGAACGGGCTGGGCTACCGGGTGATCACCGTGAAGCAGCAATTGCTGATCCCGCAGCGCGCGGGCACCTTGCGGATCGACCCAATGGGCATTACCTGCATCGTGGGCCGGAGCTTCTTCCATCCCGGACGCACCATCGAGGTGAAGAGCAACGCGGTGGAGTTCACCGCGCTCCCGCTGCCGGACGGAGCGCCGGCTGATTACACCGGTGCCGTGGGTGACCTCGAACTCACAGTGAACGCCGATCGGAACACCGTGAGCGTGGACGACGCCATCGAAGTGGAGCTGCGCCTCAGCGGCCGGGCCAACCTCAAGCTCATCGAAGCGCCCAAGCTGCTGTTCCCGTCGGACTTCGAGGTGTACGAGCCGCGCGTCACCGACCGGATCTCCGTGGGCACCGGCGGCATGAGTGGATCGCGCGGCTTCCAGTACACCGTGATCCCCCGGCACGACGGTACCTTCGACCTTGGCTCGGTCACGCTCAGCTGCTTCGATCCGAAGACCGGCGCGTACGAGACGCTGCGCAGCCAGCCGCTCACGATCACCGTGGCCCTTGGCGACGGCCTGCAGCCCGGCGCAACGCCCAACCGCGTGCAGCGCTCTGAAGTGGCCACGCTCGACAGCGATATCCGTTACATCCGCGCCGGCAACATGCAGCTGCGCGCCAAGGACCGCTACCTTCTCGGTTCCTGGCCGTGGACCGCCGGCATGAGCGCCCCGCCATTGGCCTACGCGCTCCTGCTGCTTTGGCGCCGTAAGCGAACGCGTGAGCTGGCCGACGCCGCCGGCACGCGCCGCCGCGCCGCGGACAGGCTGGCGCGAAAGCGATTGCGCGAGGCCGAGGAGGCGCTTCGGACCGGCAACCGGGCTGCTTTCCACAGCGCGCTCTCCAAGGCCCTGCACGGATACCTCAGTGACAAGCTGGGGCTCGGCCTTGCGGAGATCACCGCCGCGAGGATCGCCGAACGCCTGCACCCGCATGCCGATGCAGAGCGGATGGGGGACGATGCGATGCGGCTGATCGGCACCTGCGACCGCGCCCGCTTCTCACCGGTGGAGGAAACGCCGCAGCAGGCGCTCTACGATGAAGCCAATCAACTCATCCAGCGCATCGAACGCGCCATGAACGCATGA
- a CDS encoding tetratricopeptide repeat protein: MIRSTLLACSLAVAVHAAATAGTSADSLAAIGQRAYAEGQYHEALNAFDSLAADHRSASLCLALGNSHYKLGNVAHAILWYERGLRLAPNDDDLRANLDLADEQIRDRIEADRPAGLGVSWQLLRGNDPDAWARYSLFACLLLFIALGTATMLKGWKRQLAHSLSALFTLALLTSLVVAWISHRELLSDQEAIIMVAKAEALAEPRDGAKPLFVLHRGAKLQAGPNADGWCSVQLPNGSTGWLRCASLERI; the protein is encoded by the coding sequence ATGATCCGCTCAACGCTCCTCGCCTGCTCCCTTGCAGTTGCCGTGCATGCGGCTGCTACTGCTGGCACCAGCGCGGATTCGCTCGCCGCTATCGGGCAGCGGGCCTATGCGGAAGGCCAATACCACGAGGCGCTCAACGCGTTCGACAGCCTCGCCGCCGACCACCGGTCCGCATCGCTCTGCCTGGCGCTCGGCAATTCGCATTACAAGCTCGGGAATGTCGCGCACGCGATCCTCTGGTATGAGCGCGGGCTGCGCCTCGCGCCTAACGATGACGACCTGCGGGCCAACCTCGATCTGGCCGACGAGCAGATCCGCGACCGCATTGAGGCCGATCGCCCTGCGGGCCTGGGAGTGAGCTGGCAACTGCTGCGCGGCAACGATCCGGACGCGTGGGCCCGCTACTCGCTCTTCGCGTGCCTTCTCCTTTTCATCGCGCTCGGAACCGCCACCATGCTCAAGGGCTGGAAACGGCAGCTCGCACATTCGCTCAGCGCGCTCTTCACTCTGGCGCTGCTCACCAGCCTGGTGGTGGCGTGGATCAGCCACCGTGAGCTTCTATCGGACCAGGAGGCAATCATCATGGTGGCCAAGGCCGAAGCGCTCGCTGAGCCGCGCGACGGAGCCAAGCCGCTCTTCGTGCTGCACCGAGGCGCCAAGTTGCAGGCCGGTCCCAACGCCGATGGATGGTGCTCCGTGCAATTGCCCAACGGCAGCACCGGTTGGCTGCGCTGCGCCTCGCTCGAGCGGATCTGA